The Candidatus Zymogenaceae bacterium genome includes a window with the following:
- a CDS encoding RDD family protein, translating into MSSKADVLHRLLAKLIDALLVGAACLVLYPVGVMIGATYIIIADGLFEGRSIGKYIIGLRVIREEDGEEATFTDSFIRNALFGLIVLFGVVPFLRWLLILSVGLLIVLFETYYVVATADGRRVGDLAAGTLVVDAPRKKRETGKEETPPPAKRAQKPPGGPGKKTSKSA; encoded by the coding sequence ATGTCGAGCAAGGCTGACGTGCTGCACAGACTGCTGGCCAAGCTCATCGACGCCCTGTTGGTGGGGGCCGCGTGTCTGGTGCTGTATCCGGTGGGCGTAATGATCGGCGCCACCTATATCATCATCGCCGACGGCCTGTTTGAGGGACGAAGCATCGGGAAATACATCATCGGCCTGAGGGTGATCAGAGAGGAGGACGGGGAGGAGGCCACCTTCACCGACTCTTTTATCAGAAACGCCCTGTTCGGGCTGATCGTCCTGTTCGGCGTGGTGCCGTTTCTCCGCTGGCTGTTGATTCTCTCGGTGGGGCTTCTGATCGTTCTCTTCGAGACCTATTATGTGGTCGCAACGGCGGACGGGCGCAGGGTGGGGGACCTGGCGGCGGGAACGCTGGTGGTGGACGCTCCCCGAAAGAAAAGGGAGACCGGGAAGGAAGAAACGCCGCCGCCCGCGAAGCGGGCTCAAAAGCCGCCCGGTGGCCCCGGGAAAAAGACGTCGAAGTCCGCATAG
- a CDS encoding DUF4177 domain-containing protein, with product MTQRPALIYKVVETSVVTDESLERIINEYVASGWVFDGIQFAIRDASKRPAMAFIIFTRNDTEENDVEQG from the coding sequence ATGACCCAGAGACCTGCGCTCATATACAAGGTGGTTGAGACATCGGTGGTCACCGACGAATCGCTGGAGAGGATCATCAACGAATACGTCGCGTCGGGCTGGGTGTTCGATGGGATTCAGTTCGCCATCCGGGACGCCAGTAAGCGGCCGGCGATGGCTTTTATCATTTTTACCAGAAACGATACCGAGGAGAACGATGTCGAGCAAGGCTGA
- a CDS encoding AsnC family transcriptional regulator — MDDIDRRILAVIQEDFPLTPDPWERVAKTAMADSPDVLTLTGDEVRRRVARMQKGGVIRRIGAVLNPRSLGIVTMLVAAKVPEDRIDEFAQTVNENPRVTHNYQRPGPYTVWFTLWGKSRGEIEETVDEIGRRTGIDEISLFPAVKTYKIRAVFDVKSKKGDASTGDSS; from the coding sequence ATGGACGATATCGACCGCAGGATACTCGCCGTTATACAGGAGGATTTTCCCCTGACGCCCGATCCCTGGGAGCGGGTGGCAAAGACGGCGATGGCTGACTCTCCTGATGTTCTGACCCTCACCGGTGATGAGGTGCGCCGTCGTGTTGCGCGCATGCAAAAAGGCGGCGTCATCCGGCGCATCGGCGCGGTGCTGAACCCCCGCTCCCTCGGGATCGTTACCATGCTGGTCGCAGCCAAAGTCCCCGAAGATCGTATCGACGAATTTGCACAAACAGTGAATGAAAATCCGAGGGTGACCCATAACTATCAGCGGCCGGGGCCCTACACCGTCTGGTTCACCCTCTGGGGGAAGAGTAGGGGTGAGATCGAGGAAACGGTGGATGAGATCGGGCGCCGGACCGGCATCGACGAGATTTCCCTCTTTCCGGCGGTGAAGACGTACAAAATTCGGGCGGTGTTCGACGTCAAGAGCAAAAAAGGCGACGCATCCACGGGCGACTCTTCCTGA
- a CDS encoding HlyC/CorC family transporter, which yields MESFLLQVILIFFLILANGFFAGSELAIISTRKRRVKALAEGEDKPSAKALLELKNDPDRFLSTIQVGITVIGSLASAVGGAAAVKIIEPVISKLSIPYLADMAQPIAIILVVAIISYFTLILGELVPKSVAIRFSEKIALAVAGPIRFISRVTSPVVKILTASNHFVLKLLKISTGTDSSFLTEEEILSILKEGEEKGLIDETEHELIHSIFEFADRQASDVMVPHPKIKAVDISWSKDRILTFIVETGLTRYPVYEVDLDNVLGFIKNKDVLEMLVTTESFDIEKIIHKPYFVPESKLISDLLREMQNERVQLAMVVDEYGDIAGLVTMEDLLEEIVGEIEDEHDDLANRLVKKYKDGTMIIDGSTSIRDLINLHGMKLSESDDFETIAGLILSRLQSIPKGGEVIRHDGYKFTVVNVEKNRIDKVRAEKEKKSERILTHVTQTSIPDDSA from the coding sequence ATGGAATCGTTTCTACTCCAGGTTATATTGATATTCTTTTTAATCCTGGCCAATGGTTTTTTCGCAGGCTCCGAGCTCGCCATAATCAGCACCCGCAAGCGGCGCGTTAAAGCGCTGGCCGAGGGGGAAGATAAACCGTCCGCAAAGGCGCTGTTGGAGCTGAAAAACGACCCCGACCGCTTTCTCTCCACCATCCAGGTGGGCATTACCGTCATCGGCTCCCTGGCCTCCGCGGTGGGGGGCGCCGCGGCGGTGAAGATCATCGAGCCGGTGATCTCGAAGCTCTCCATCCCGTATCTTGCCGATATGGCCCAACCGATCGCCATTATCCTGGTCGTGGCGATCATCTCCTACTTCACGCTGATCCTGGGGGAACTGGTCCCGAAATCGGTGGCGATCAGGTTTTCGGAAAAAATCGCCCTTGCCGTCGCGGGGCCCATCCGGTTTATATCCCGGGTGACAAGTCCGGTGGTGAAGATACTCACCGCGTCGAACCATTTTGTGCTCAAGCTCCTCAAGATCAGCACCGGCACCGATTCATCCTTTCTGACCGAGGAGGAGATTCTTTCCATCCTCAAGGAGGGAGAGGAGAAGGGACTCATCGACGAGACGGAACATGAGTTGATTCACTCCATCTTCGAATTCGCCGATAGACAGGCGAGCGACGTCATGGTGCCGCACCCGAAAATCAAGGCGGTGGACATATCGTGGTCGAAGGATCGGATCCTTACATTTATCGTCGAGACCGGCCTTACCAGGTACCCGGTGTATGAGGTGGATCTGGATAACGTCCTGGGATTTATCAAGAACAAGGATGTGCTGGAGATGCTGGTCACCACGGAATCGTTTGATATCGAAAAAATCATTCACAAGCCCTATTTCGTGCCGGAATCGAAACTTATCAGCGATCTGCTCCGGGAGATGCAGAATGAGCGGGTGCAGCTCGCAATGGTGGTGGACGAATACGGGGATATCGCGGGGCTCGTGACCATGGAGGACCTCCTGGAGGAGATTGTGGGGGAGATCGAGGACGAGCACGACGATCTTGCCAACAGGTTGGTGAAAAAATACAAGGACGGCACGATGATCATCGACGGATCCACCTCCATTCGTGATCTCATCAACCTGCACGGCATGAAGCTCTCCGAGTCGGATGATTTCGAGACCATTGCGGGGCTGATTCTCTCCCGCCTGCAATCCATACCGAAAGGGGGAGAGGTGATTCGTCACGACGGGTATAAATTCACCGTGGTGAACGTGGAGAAGAATCGAATCGACAAGGTGCGGGCCGAAAAAGAAAAGAAGTCGGAGAGAATCCTCACACACGTCACCCAGACTTCGATACCCGATGATTCCGCCTAG
- a CDS encoding AAA family ATPase, producing the protein MEDNKNRGGSLDFIRRLITARQSLIYVVTWEEGRLQKLLEKLAASMFSHPVKFFVWENTVGLTLEGRSIEETKNPLAAIDYAMTLKENAFFLLKDLHREMRNNPELVRKLRDAYDTLSASYTALFIVSPVLELPFELTKEMTVVDLELPTLEEMAALFDSMANSYAKSRGMKVALSANERDAFIQGVVGLTQDEARNALTKAMLGRQTLDLSALDIVLEEKRQLIRKSGILEFITKKPNIEDIGGLENLKTWLNARTKSLSPDAKKYGLEPPKGFLMTGISGCGKSLTVQAVSSFWNIPLIRLDMNRIYSGVMGSPEETLNTALRTVEAMAPCVLWIDEIEKGIGSYSGESRDMIVGRIFAMFLTWMQEKEKFVFVAATANEIDMLPPEILRKGRFDEIFFVDLPGISERAQIFSVHLKKRNQDPLNFNVMDFAKATEGYNGSEIEQCVISALFQAFEENRALSADDIMRGIGRMVPLSKTMIEDIKRIKRWAFNRAVLASKPEKPGATTSSTPPRRDQQKAPQEDIIKTSFS; encoded by the coding sequence ATGGAGGATAACAAAAACCGGGGCGGCAGCCTGGACTTCATACGGCGGTTGATCACCGCTCGGCAATCATTGATCTATGTGGTGACCTGGGAAGAGGGACGACTGCAGAAGCTTTTGGAAAAGCTGGCGGCGTCCATGTTTTCTCACCCGGTGAAGTTCTTCGTTTGGGAAAACACCGTGGGTCTGACCCTGGAGGGCCGAAGTATCGAGGAGACAAAAAACCCCCTGGCGGCCATTGACTACGCCATGACCCTCAAGGAGAACGCCTTTTTTCTCCTCAAGGACCTTCACCGGGAAATGCGGAACAACCCGGAACTGGTTCGAAAACTCAGGGACGCATACGACACCCTGAGTGCCTCGTACACGGCGCTGTTCATCGTATCTCCGGTGCTGGAGCTCCCTTTCGAGCTGACCAAGGAGATGACGGTGGTGGATCTGGAGCTTCCCACCCTCGAGGAGATGGCCGCACTCTTTGATTCAATGGCGAATTCCTATGCGAAATCGAGGGGGATGAAGGTCGCCCTCTCCGCCAATGAGCGAGACGCATTCATCCAGGGTGTCGTGGGGCTGACCCAGGATGAGGCCAGAAACGCCCTGACCAAGGCCATGCTGGGACGCCAAACCCTGGACCTCTCCGCCCTGGATATCGTCCTGGAGGAGAAGCGCCAGCTCATCCGAAAAAGCGGCATCTTGGAATTCATCACCAAGAAGCCGAATATTGAGGACATTGGGGGCCTCGAAAACCTGAAAACCTGGCTCAACGCCAGGACCAAGAGCCTCTCGCCCGATGCGAAAAAATACGGGCTGGAGCCGCCCAAGGGATTTCTTATGACCGGGATCTCCGGCTGCGGCAAGAGCCTGACCGTCCAGGCCGTCTCGTCGTTCTGGAACATCCCCCTCATCCGCCTGGACATGAACCGAATATACAGCGGCGTGATGGGATCTCCGGAGGAAACCCTCAACACCGCCCTCAGGACCGTGGAGGCCATGGCCCCCTGCGTTCTCTGGATCGACGAGATCGAGAAGGGCATCGGCTCCTACAGCGGCGAAAGCCGGGACATGATCGTCGGCCGGATATTCGCCATGTTCCTCACCTGGATGCAGGAAAAAGAGAAATTCGTATTCGTGGCGGCCACCGCAAATGAGATCGACATGCTCCCGCCGGAAATCCTCCGGAAGGGGCGGTTCGACGAGATATTTTTCGTGGACCTGCCGGGCATCTCGGAGCGCGCCCAGATATTCTCGGTGCACCTGAAGAAGAGAAACCAGGACCCCCTCAATTTCAACGTGATGGATTTCGCCAAGGCCACGGAGGGATATAACGGATCGGAAATCGAACAATGCGTCATCTCCGCGCTCTTCCAGGCGTTTGAAGAAAACCGCGCCCTTTCCGCCGACGATATCATGAGGGGCATCGGCCGGATGGTTCCCCTCTCCAAGACGATGATAGAGGACATCAAGCGGATCAAGCGGTGGGCCTTCAACCGGGCGGTGCTGGCCAGCAAGCCGGAAAAGCCTGGGGCAACAACGTCCAGCACTCCCCCCAGACGGGATCAGCAGAAGGCGCCCCAGGAAGATATTATAAAGACGTCGTTTTCCTGA
- the polA gene encoding DNA polymerase I, which yields MSRKTIALIDGSSYIYRAFYAIRGLATSGGFPTGAIFGFNNMLTKVLDDLNPDYVAVAFDAKGPTFRKEIYDDYKANRPEMPDDLKPQIPKIKELLDAYNITHFELEGYEADDIIGTVVADLPPDCDAIIITGDKDMAQLVSDRIRLLDTMKDTSTDLDAVQQKYGVTGDGLLEVFGLSGDTSDNIPGVPGIGEKTAVDLIKKYGSIEEIFSHIDDFSGKRRENLEQFRDQAALSKKLFTIKKDVPITFNIDAAKRISPDTERLANLFRELDFHTLLKKLEDTGGGLSIPFETVLDEKRLSDIVEQASKAPLLSVDTETTSTVPMQAELVGVSLCFDDASSYYIPLAHRYLGVPKQIDRDTALSILKPLLENPRVPKAGQNIKYDYIVLARYGIHINPIAFDTMVASYLINPSRRGHSLDAISLEYLQHRPIGYKDVAGSGKHQLTFDQVEIETASEYAAEDAYLVYRLVPILTDLMEARSVRSLFRDLEMPLLTVLARMEMAGVRVDRDILGALSVAFSKDIATLEGKIIDQAGEPFNVNSTKQLATILFEKMGITPVKKTKTGYSTDNDVLTVLSAQHPIAEDILQYRSLAKLKSTYVDALAELINPDTGRIHTSYNQTVAATGRLSSSDPNLQNIPIRTAEGRRIREAFVPKEGFVLLSADYSQIELRLLAHFSKDSGLTDAFLKGEDVHASTASLIFGVDPKDITSDMRRKAKTINFGIIYGISAFGLSQQLGIGRDEAAAFIDSYFEKFSHVKQYMDGVIEQARHDGYVTTIMDRRRYLPELKSSDRNVRSFAERMAINTPVQGSAADLIKRAMITLDRRLTNELPDSRMIIQVHDELVLEVPEERVEKTVSTVREEMEGALELSVPIVVDIHTGTNWSEAH from the coding sequence ATGTCACGAAAAACCATCGCCCTCATAGACGGCAGCTCCTATATCTATCGGGCGTTTTACGCCATCCGGGGTCTGGCGACTTCCGGCGGATTCCCCACCGGGGCGATTTTCGGCTTCAACAATATGCTCACCAAGGTCCTGGACGACCTCAACCCCGACTACGTGGCCGTCGCCTTCGACGCAAAGGGCCCCACGTTTCGAAAAGAGATCTACGACGACTACAAGGCGAACCGCCCGGAGATGCCGGATGACCTCAAACCCCAGATACCGAAGATCAAGGAGCTGTTGGACGCATACAACATCACCCATTTCGAATTGGAGGGATACGAGGCCGACGACATCATCGGCACCGTCGTCGCCGACCTCCCCCCCGATTGCGATGCGATCATCATCACCGGCGACAAGGACATGGCCCAGCTCGTGAGCGATCGGATCAGGCTTCTGGACACCATGAAGGACACGTCCACAGACCTCGACGCCGTACAACAAAAATACGGCGTAACCGGCGACGGGCTTTTGGAGGTCTTCGGCCTCTCCGGGGACACGTCCGACAATATCCCCGGGGTGCCGGGCATCGGCGAGAAGACCGCCGTGGATCTCATTAAAAAATACGGCAGCATCGAGGAGATCTTCTCCCATATCGACGATTTTTCAGGAAAGCGCCGCGAAAACCTGGAGCAATTTCGGGATCAGGCGGCGCTCTCCAAGAAGCTCTTCACCATCAAGAAGGATGTGCCCATCACGTTCAACATCGATGCTGCAAAACGCATAAGTCCGGACACGGAGCGTCTTGCGAATCTCTTTCGGGAGCTTGATTTTCACACGCTTTTAAAGAAGCTGGAGGATACGGGCGGGGGGCTTTCCATCCCCTTCGAGACGGTGCTGGATGAAAAGAGGCTCTCGGACATTGTTGAACAGGCATCCAAAGCCCCGCTGCTCTCGGTGGATACGGAAACCACCTCCACCGTGCCCATGCAGGCGGAGCTTGTGGGGGTATCCCTCTGTTTCGACGACGCATCTTCGTATTACATCCCCCTGGCGCACCGTTATCTCGGCGTGCCCAAACAGATCGACCGGGATACGGCGCTCTCGATCCTCAAGCCGCTTTTAGAAAACCCGCGGGTCCCGAAGGCGGGACAGAACATCAAGTACGACTACATCGTCCTCGCCCGCTACGGCATCCACATCAACCCGATCGCCTTCGACACCATGGTTGCGTCCTACCTCATCAATCCCTCCCGACGGGGCCACAGCCTGGACGCCATCTCCCTCGAATACCTGCAGCATCGTCCAATCGGCTATAAAGACGTCGCCGGCAGCGGGAAACATCAGCTGACCTTCGACCAGGTGGAGATCGAGACGGCGTCGGAATACGCCGCCGAGGACGCCTATCTCGTGTACCGGCTGGTGCCGATATTGACAGACCTCATGGAGGCGAGGTCGGTGCGGTCGCTCTTCAGAGACCTCGAGATGCCGCTTTTGACGGTTCTCGCCCGGATGGAGATGGCCGGTGTCCGGGTGGACCGGGATATCCTGGGCGCCCTCTCGGTCGCATTTTCAAAAGACATTGCAACCCTGGAGGGGAAAATCATCGATCAGGCGGGAGAGCCGTTCAACGTCAACTCCACGAAACAGCTCGCGACGATCCTCTTCGAGAAGATGGGCATCACCCCTGTGAAAAAGACGAAAACAGGCTATTCGACGGATAACGACGTCCTGACGGTACTGTCTGCCCAACATCCAATCGCCGAAGACATCCTCCAGTACCGAAGCCTGGCCAAGCTGAAATCCACCTACGTGGACGCGCTGGCTGAATTGATCAATCCCGACACGGGACGCATTCACACCTCCTACAACCAGACGGTGGCCGCCACCGGAAGGCTCTCCTCCTCGGACCCGAACCTCCAGAATATTCCGATCCGTACCGCAGAGGGACGTCGCATCCGGGAGGCCTTCGTGCCGAAGGAGGGCTTCGTCCTCCTCAGCGCAGACTACTCCCAGATAGAGCTCAGGCTCTTGGCCCACTTCTCCAAGGACTCAGGCCTCACCGACGCCTTCCTCAAAGGCGAGGACGTGCACGCCAGCACCGCCTCGCTGATATTCGGCGTCGATCCGAAGGACATCACCTCAGATATGCGCAGGAAGGCGAAGACCATCAACTTCGGCATTATCTACGGCATCTCCGCCTTCGGCCTCTCCCAGCAACTCGGCATCGGCCGGGACGAGGCTGCGGCGTTCATCGATTCCTACTTCGAGAAATTCTCACACGTCAAACAGTACATGGACGGCGTGATAGAACAGGCAAGACACGATGGATACGTCACCACGATCATGGACCGGAGGCGATACCTGCCGGAGCTGAAAAGCTCCGACCGCAACGTCAGGTCCTTCGCGGAGCGGATGGCCATCAACACCCCCGTCCAGGGGAGCGCCGCCGACCTCATCAAGCGCGCCATGATCACCCTCGACCGGCGCCTCACAAACGAACTCCCCGACTCCCGCATGATCATACAGGTCCACGACGAGCTGGTCTTGGAGGTCCCGGAAGAGCGGGTGGAAAAAACCGTATCGACCGTCCGGGAGGAGATGGAGGGGGCGCTGGAACTCTCCGTTCCGATCGTGGTGGACATTCATACCGGCACAAACTGGAGTGAGGCGCATTGA
- a CDS encoding SPOR domain-containing protein — MRKKYRGVVGFRPIIMLAVFIILTAPLACSKTESTPKPPPIIPLEETLTPADIIADDGPTGDVPPTAEADLVEESTTYFTVQMGAFSTRENAEIAADELISLGYDAFVFEVPDAPSLPYKVGIGKDTERDAADIFVADTDVPGYEGMWVTSFVETILVPIVRESAPGMDFDTHAAADGGMVYIGRRIVASEAPEESTNEREETVLFEVLSLTSGTDPVTVYSTDETGKVLCRPRISPDGSYVAFIIRESDELGGDIIVAPRSASSEAFVIPSSLEIAGHIWITPTVLAYVSIPPSSQIPAKIFLYNLKRGVGEVIHEVEKRLITDLSLSPDRRFLSYHATQGFVDEQGDESISVGVIDLETGSVKTLRPGFTTRMIGWLPGGGLMLAYHVEPGSGTSFEYTFATADPVTGEIVLVDSIDPVTNVGRGASSPNGDTIALFTWTMDEENARPVSSNLLFLSPTGDFSETILSHKSFLFGPVWSPDGETLAYTAVSEGDRCVFRITDLDDPNPERFLEESGEQFDIDWR, encoded by the coding sequence ATGAGAAAAAAGTATCGAGGAGTCGTGGGATTCCGACCGATCATCATGTTGGCGGTGTTCATCATCCTCACGGCACCGCTCGCCTGCTCGAAGACGGAATCAACGCCTAAGCCGCCGCCGATCATTCCCCTTGAAGAGACACTGACGCCGGCGGACATCATCGCAGACGACGGCCCCACGGGCGACGTCCCGCCGACAGCGGAGGCGGATCTCGTGGAGGAATCCACCACCTACTTCACCGTCCAGATGGGGGCGTTCTCCACCCGGGAAAACGCGGAGATCGCGGCGGACGAGCTGATCTCCCTGGGCTACGACGCGTTCGTCTTCGAGGTGCCGGACGCGCCCTCCCTCCCCTACAAGGTGGGCATCGGGAAAGACACCGAGCGGGATGCGGCAGATATCTTCGTTGCGGATACCGATGTTCCGGGATACGAGGGGATGTGGGTGACGTCTTTTGTCGAGACGATCCTCGTGCCGATCGTGCGGGAGTCCGCCCCCGGGATGGATTTCGACACCCATGCCGCCGCCGACGGCGGCATGGTGTATATCGGCCGCAGGATCGTTGCATCCGAGGCGCCGGAGGAATCGACCAACGAAAGAGAAGAGACGGTGCTGTTTGAGGTGTTGTCCCTTACGTCCGGTACGGATCCCGTCACGGTATATTCGACCGACGAGACGGGAAAAGTCCTCTGCCGACCCAGGATATCGCCCGACGGTTCCTATGTCGCCTTCATCATCAGAGAATCCGACGAGCTGGGGGGCGATATCATCGTCGCTCCCCGCTCCGCCTCATCCGAAGCATTCGTTATCCCCTCGTCCCTGGAGATCGCGGGGCACATCTGGATCACCCCCACGGTGCTGGCCTACGTCTCTATCCCCCCGTCCTCGCAGATCCCCGCAAAGATCTTTCTCTATAATCTCAAGCGGGGAGTGGGCGAGGTCATCCACGAGGTCGAAAAAAGGCTCATCACCGATCTCTCGCTCTCTCCAGACAGGCGGTTTCTCTCCTACCACGCCACCCAGGGCTTTGTGGACGAGCAGGGGGATGAATCGATCTCCGTGGGCGTCATAGACCTGGAGACCGGGTCGGTAAAGACCCTCCGACCCGGCTTCACCACCCGGATGATCGGCTGGCTGCCCGGCGGCGGCCTCATGCTTGCCTATCATGTGGAACCGGGTTCCGGTACGTCTTTCGAATATACATTCGCCACCGCCGACCCGGTCACCGGAGAAATTGTACTGGTCGATTCCATCGACCCGGTAACAAACGTGGGCAGGGGCGCCTCGTCCCCCAATGGTGATACCATCGCCCTTTTCACCTGGACGATGGACGAGGAGAACGCACGACCGGTTTCATCGAACCTTCTTTTCCTTTCCCCCACAGGCGACTTTTCGGAGACGATCCTTTCACATAAGAGCTTTCTCTTCGGTCCGGTCTGGTCGCCGGACGGCGAAACGCTTGCATACACCGCCGTCTCCGAAGGCGACCGGTGCGTCTTTCGCATCACCGATCTTGACGATCCGAATCCCGAACGATTCCTCGAAGAAAGCGGCGAGCAATTTGATATTGACTGGAGATAA
- a CDS encoding alpha/beta fold hydrolase gives MEQFVSIPSGDVTLEGALTITGNAAPVVIACHPHPHYGGSMYNNVVEALRDELSSRGFSVLRFNFRGIGKSGGASIGGLDDYRDVSAAARFLKHHESTKGRPLLMAGYSYGAWVGIRHALDDRDILAWAAVSPPVSMFDFSYLTDPGVPVCFVSGDRDDFCDLESLRNMFEELLGQKRLEVVPGADHFYMGYEGQMARLVGQFFSDMFPS, from the coding sequence ATGGAACAATTCGTGAGCATCCCGTCGGGAGATGTAACGCTGGAAGGGGCCCTGACGATTACCGGAAACGCGGCGCCCGTCGTCATCGCCTGCCACCCCCACCCGCACTACGGCGGCAGCATGTATAACAACGTCGTCGAGGCGCTGAGGGATGAGCTGTCATCCCGGGGATTTTCCGTACTCCGGTTCAACTTCCGGGGCATCGGGAAAAGCGGCGGGGCGTCCATCGGTGGGCTGGACGATTACCGCGACGTGTCGGCGGCGGCGAGATTTTTAAAGCACCACGAATCAACAAAGGGCCGACCGCTTCTCATGGCCGGCTATTCCTACGGCGCATGGGTGGGCATTCGCCACGCCCTGGACGATCGGGACATCCTGGCCTGGGCCGCGGTGTCGCCCCCGGTCTCCATGTTCGATTTTTCCTACCTGACCGATCCGGGTGTGCCGGTCTGTTTCGTATCGGGGGATCGGGACGATTTCTGCGACCTGGAATCTCTCAGGAATATGTTCGAGGAATTGCTCGGCCAGAAACGGCTCGAGGTGGTCCCCGGCGCCGATCACTTCTATATGGGATACGAGGGACAGATGGCACGATTGGTTGGACAATTTTTCTCGGACATGTTCCCCTCTTAA
- a CDS encoding tetratricopeptide repeat protein has protein sequence MDEIDVLLDAARDLIDLNYYTEAMAMLADVIRRFPDEPDAYYLLGCSALNLRMGAEAFGFFSMANELCPDESDILSGMADACLTMDRLDLADTFITRAEQAEAGNINAAISRGHYLERMDLYEEAVEHYRTIMKSDSGNDYLNARMGYCLMNMGMFEEAAKEIAGYLAENPTDSEWHFQLGLCYGNMGMLDEAISTFNYLVRTSPDDPMARAYLALAMADKGWITEAQQEITRALRMDPDNPRVQEIYDDIMGRDEGGASSGNPGDLAGLFALLLILKTISDRSERFRRT, from the coding sequence ATGGACGAAATTGATGTCCTCTTGGATGCGGCACGGGATCTGATCGATCTCAATTATTATACCGAAGCCATGGCGATGCTGGCGGACGTGATCCGGCGATTCCCGGACGAACCGGACGCCTACTACCTGCTCGGATGTTCCGCCCTCAATCTTCGTATGGGGGCGGAAGCCTTCGGCTTTTTCTCCATGGCCAATGAACTGTGCCCCGATGAGTCGGATATCCTCTCCGGCATGGCGGACGCGTGCCTGACGATGGATCGCCTCGACCTTGCCGATACGTTTATCACCCGGGCGGAACAGGCGGAGGCCGGCAATATAAATGCGGCCATATCCCGGGGGCACTACCTGGAACGGATGGATCTCTATGAAGAGGCGGTGGAACACTACCGTACGATTATGAAGTCCGATTCCGGAAACGACTATCTGAACGCCCGAATGGGATACTGCCTGATGAACATGGGCATGTTCGAGGAGGCGGCGAAGGAGATAGCGGGATACCTGGCGGAAAATCCAACCGACAGCGAGTGGCATTTCCAGCTCGGTCTCTGCTATGGCAACATGGGTATGCTCGACGAGGCGATCTCCACCTTCAACTACCTGGTTCGCACAAGCCCCGACGATCCGATGGCCCGGGCTTATTTGGCCCTGGCGATGGCCGATAAGGGCTGGATCACGGAGGCCCAGCAGGAGATCACCCGGGCCCTGCGCATGGACCCGGACAACCCGAGGGTCCAGGAGATATACGACGACATCATGGGCCGGGACGAGGGCGGGGCATCTTCCGGGAATCCGGGGGATTTGGCGGGACTTTTCGCCCTTCTGTTGATTCTCAAGACCATTTCCGACAGAAGTGAGCGGTTTCGACGGACGTAA